The following coding sequences are from one Leptospira mayottensis 200901116 window:
- the rpoB gene encoding DNA-directed RNA polymerase subunit beta has product MYGQVERKRVNFGKITNLDYLPNLIQIQKRSFDWFLQADVKDETKRKHQGLEAVFRETFPIESPNNDMLMEYSHYILGEPKRSPQECKDTDATFAMPLKAVIRLIIKETGEIREQTVYMGDLPVMTEQGTFIINGAERVVVSQLHRSPGIFFSYDMERDVFSARVIPYRGSWLEFEMDNKGILIAKIDRKKKFPATLLVKSLGHGTNEEVLRLFYSSKKEKIAGATSKDLKKILGRRTINDIINMETGEVMLEAGSKVNEDNISILKEMKVKEVELIEFPKGKDNPILINALEKDGVNDYEDAILKFHSLMRQGEPSTIENATTELTRLFFSPKTFDLGEVGRYKINSKFEFNNPKEFSGEKSRVLRPADIIETVRYILNLFSETENYYPDDIDHLGNRRIRSVGELISNQLKTGFSRVERVIKERMTVQEIETQTPQLLISIKPITAVINEFFGSSQLSQFMDQTNPLAELTHKRRLNALGPGGLSRDRAGMEVRDVHYSHYGRMCPIETPEGPNIGLILSMSSYARVNDYGFLETPYRTVKNGKVTGQIEHLTADKEEYHYIAQASGVIDEKGELKNKLISTRHRGDFPFRNPSEIQYMDLAPLQVVSVSTALIPFLEHDDANRALMGSNMQRQAVPLLREEAPFVGTGMETRAAYDSRICIVNKHDGVVTSVDAEQIVVERKGGKESDTYQLTKFKKTNQGTCFNQKPIVGVVHSEINGKVSKVSKEKIEITSENGEVKEYVLQIGSKQYSPIVSSGEEVKRGTTLAGQVVVGEKLDEMGNILVKGTVLADGPAVDNGVLALGRNVLAAFMPWEGYNFEDAILISERIVRDDVFSSIHIEEFEIQARETKLGPEQITRDIPNLSDKAFRDLDETGVIRIGAEVKPGDILVGMVTPKGETDLTPEYKLLHSIFGEKAKDVRDSSLRMPNGFEGTVIDIKRFSRENQDELPAGVEEMVKVFVARKRKLLVGDKMAGRHGNKGVVARVMAEEDMPYMEDGTPLDIVLNPLGVPSRMNLGQIFETQLGFAASKLGISFETPVFDGAEETDVDNFCKEANLPLNSKFKLYDGRTGLPFMNEVFCGYIYILKLAHLVEDKIHARSTGPYSLVTQQPLGGKAQFGGQRLGEMEVWALEAYGASHTLQELLTIKSDDMLGRARIYEAIVKGIHSIKPGIPESFNVLVQELRGLALDIIITDSEGNTVDISDYEDEYSKSKKKIKFETIENV; this is encoded by the coding sequence ATGTACGGTCAAGTAGAGAGAAAACGGGTAAACTTCGGAAAAATCACGAATCTGGATTACCTTCCTAACTTGATTCAAATTCAAAAGCGTTCTTTTGACTGGTTTCTCCAAGCAGATGTCAAAGACGAAACCAAAAGAAAGCATCAAGGATTAGAAGCTGTATTCCGGGAAACCTTTCCCATTGAAAGTCCGAACAACGACATGCTTATGGAATACAGTCATTACATTTTAGGAGAACCGAAACGTTCTCCTCAAGAATGTAAGGATACGGACGCGACTTTTGCGATGCCGTTAAAAGCCGTTATCAGACTGATTATCAAAGAAACCGGAGAAATCCGCGAACAAACGGTTTACATGGGAGATCTTCCCGTAATGACCGAGCAGGGAACGTTCATCATCAACGGAGCGGAACGTGTAGTCGTTTCCCAGCTTCATCGTTCTCCCGGTATATTCTTTTCTTATGATATGGAGAGAGACGTTTTCTCGGCCAGAGTGATTCCTTACAGAGGATCTTGGTTGGAATTCGAAATGGACAACAAGGGAATTTTGATCGCTAAGATCGACAGAAAGAAAAAATTTCCGGCTACTCTTCTGGTTAAATCCTTAGGACATGGAACGAACGAAGAGGTTCTTCGACTGTTTTATAGTTCCAAAAAGGAAAAAATCGCGGGCGCGACTTCTAAAGATCTTAAGAAGATTCTGGGAAGAAGAACCATCAACGACATCATCAACATGGAAACCGGAGAGGTTATGCTCGAAGCCGGTTCCAAAGTCAACGAAGACAATATCTCCATCTTGAAAGAGATGAAGGTAAAAGAAGTCGAGTTGATCGAATTCCCGAAAGGAAAAGACAACCCGATTCTAATCAACGCTCTTGAAAAAGACGGAGTGAACGACTACGAGGATGCGATCCTTAAGTTCCATTCTCTCATGCGTCAGGGCGAACCTTCTACCATCGAAAACGCGACGACAGAATTGACTCGTCTTTTCTTTTCTCCGAAAACATTTGATCTCGGAGAAGTGGGTCGTTATAAAATTAATTCCAAGTTCGAGTTCAATAACCCGAAGGAATTTTCCGGTGAAAAATCCCGCGTTTTAAGACCTGCGGACATCATCGAAACCGTTCGTTACATTCTGAACCTCTTCTCCGAAACGGAAAACTATTATCCGGACGATATCGATCACCTTGGAAACAGAAGGATTCGTTCCGTTGGGGAGTTGATTTCCAACCAACTCAAGACCGGATTCTCCAGAGTGGAAAGAGTGATCAAGGAAAGAATGACGGTTCAGGAGATCGAAACACAAACTCCTCAACTTCTCATTTCGATCAAACCGATCACCGCGGTGATCAACGAATTTTTCGGTTCTTCTCAACTTTCTCAGTTTATGGATCAGACAAACCCTCTCGCGGAGCTGACTCACAAACGGAGATTGAACGCACTTGGTCCCGGAGGTCTTTCCAGAGACAGAGCGGGTATGGAAGTGCGGGACGTTCACTATTCTCACTACGGTAGAATGTGTCCGATTGAAACTCCGGAAGGTCCGAACATCGGTTTGATTCTTTCCATGTCTTCGTACGCTCGCGTAAACGACTACGGATTCTTGGAAACTCCATATAGAACCGTAAAGAACGGTAAGGTCACCGGTCAGATCGAACATCTTACCGCGGACAAGGAAGAATATCATTACATCGCTCAGGCCTCGGGCGTGATCGATGAAAAAGGCGAACTCAAAAACAAACTGATCTCTACCCGTCACAGAGGAGACTTCCCTTTCCGTAACCCGAGCGAGATTCAGTATATGGACTTGGCTCCTTTACAAGTTGTTTCGGTTTCCACCGCGCTCATTCCGTTCCTCGAACATGACGACGCGAACCGCGCCTTGATGGGTTCCAACATGCAACGTCAGGCGGTTCCTCTTCTTCGTGAAGAAGCTCCTTTTGTCGGAACAGGTATGGAAACCAGAGCCGCTTACGATTCCAGAATTTGTATCGTAAACAAACACGACGGTGTCGTTACATCCGTAGACGCGGAGCAGATCGTTGTGGAAAGAAAGGGCGGAAAAGAATCCGATACCTATCAACTTACAAAATTCAAAAAAACCAACCAAGGAACCTGCTTTAACCAAAAGCCGATCGTCGGCGTGGTTCACTCCGAGATCAACGGAAAAGTTTCCAAGGTTTCTAAAGAAAAAATCGAAATCACATCCGAAAACGGAGAAGTGAAGGAATACGTTCTCCAAATCGGAAGCAAACAATATTCTCCAATCGTATCTTCGGGAGAAGAAGTAAAACGAGGAACGACTCTTGCAGGACAAGTTGTCGTAGGCGAGAAGTTGGACGAGATGGGAAATATCCTCGTGAAAGGAACCGTTCTTGCGGACGGTCCTGCGGTGGACAACGGAGTTCTCGCTCTGGGAAGAAACGTTCTCGCGGCTTTTATGCCTTGGGAAGGTTACAACTTCGAGGATGCGATCCTGATTTCCGAAAGAATCGTTCGCGACGACGTTTTCTCTTCCATTCACATCGAAGAGTTCGAAATCCAAGCGAGAGAAACCAAACTCGGACCGGAACAAATCACAAGAGATATTCCGAATCTTTCGGACAAAGCGTTCCGTGACTTGGATGAAACCGGCGTGATCCGCATCGGTGCGGAAGTAAAACCGGGCGACATTCTCGTGGGAATGGTAACTCCAAAAGGCGAAACCGATCTTACTCCGGAATATAAACTTCTTCATTCCATTTTCGGTGAAAAAGCGAAGGACGTTCGTGATTCTTCCCTAAGAATGCCGAACGGTTTCGAAGGAACCGTTATCGACATCAAAAGATTCTCACGCGAGAACCAAGACGAACTTCCTGCGGGCGTTGAAGAAATGGTAAAAGTCTTCGTTGCCAGAAAGAGAAAACTTCTGGTCGGAGATAAAATGGCCGGACGTCACGGAAACAAAGGGGTCGTTGCCCGCGTGATGGCGGAAGAAGACATGCCTTATATGGAAGACGGAACTCCTTTGGACATCGTCTTAAACCCGTTAGGCGTTCCTTCGCGGATGAACCTCGGTCAGATCTTCGAAACTCAGTTGGGTTTTGCCGCCAGTAAACTCGGAATTTCTTTTGAAACTCCTGTGTTCGACGGCGCCGAAGAAACGGACGTAGACAACTTCTGTAAGGAAGCGAACCTTCCTCTGAATTCTAAATTCAAATTGTATGACGGTAGAACCGGACTTCCTTTTATGAACGAAGTCTTCTGCGGTTATATCTACATCTTAAAACTCGCTCACTTGGTGGAAGATAAGATCCACGCAAGATCGACCGGGCCTTACTCTTTAGTGACTCAACAACCACTCGGAGGAAAGGCTCAGTTCGGGGGGCAGCGTCTTGGGGAAATGGAGGTCTGGGCTCTCGAAGCCTACGGCGCTTCCCACACTCTGCAAGAGTTGTTGACCATCAAGTCCGACGATATGCTCGGACGTGCGAGAATCTACGAAGCGATCGTAAAGGGAATTCACTCGATCAAACCGGGTATCCCTGAATCCTTCAACGTATTGGTTCAAGAGCTTAGAGGACTTGCTCTGGATATCATCATCACCGACTCGGAAGGCAACACCGTTGACATCTCCGATTACGAGGATGAATATTCTAAGAGTAAGAAGAAAATTAAATTCGAGACTATAGAGAACGTATAA
- a CDS encoding universal stress protein, producing the protein MQRFIKKILVPVDGSESSKKALEVAIAIAKAANANLTVLEVIEEFGPLPGYYEKAPEGKDRVKWISEQRFEKIHSPLDEFPDLKWDRLVLEGYPADTIVETATKGNYDMIVIGSRGLSAVGRFLVGSVSDRIVHHATCSVTVVR; encoded by the coding sequence ATGCAAAGATTCATCAAAAAAATCTTAGTCCCCGTAGACGGTTCGGAGAGTTCCAAAAAGGCGCTGGAAGTGGCAATTGCAATCGCAAAAGCGGCAAACGCAAATCTTACGGTTTTAGAAGTTATTGAAGAATTCGGCCCTCTCCCCGGTTATTACGAAAAAGCTCCCGAAGGAAAAGATAGAGTGAAATGGATTTCGGAACAAAGATTCGAAAAGATTCATTCTCCTTTGGATGAGTTCCCCGATCTCAAATGGGATCGTCTGGTCCTGGAAGGTTATCCCGCGGACACGATCGTGGAAACGGCTACAAAAGGGAATTATGATATGATTGTAATCGGTTCGAGAGGTCTTTCTGCAGTGGGAAGATTTTTAGTGGGTTCGGTTTCGGATCGGATTGTTCATCACGCGACTTGTTCGGTTACGGTCGTCCGCTAA
- the rplL gene encoding 50S ribosomal protein L7/L12, translating to MSTEALLEQIGKLTLVEAADLVKKMEDKFGISAAAPVAVAAAAPAAGGGAAAEEASTFNVILKGFGDKKIEVIKLVREITGLGLKEAKDLVEAGGKSVKEGVSKAEADDLKKKLEGVGAQIELKAS from the coding sequence ATGTCTACGGAAGCGCTATTAGAGCAAATCGGAAAACTAACCTTAGTTGAGGCTGCAGACCTCGTTAAAAAAATGGAAGATAAATTCGGCATTTCTGCTGCAGCTCCGGTTGCAGTTGCCGCAGCTGCGCCTGCTGCTGGCGGTGGAGCCGCTGCTGAAGAAGCTTCCACTTTCAACGTCATTCTGAAAGGATTTGGCGATAAAAAAATCGAAGTGATCAAACTTGTAAGAGAGATCACCGGACTTGGATTGAAAGAGGCCAAAGACCTCGTGGAAGCTGGCGGAAAGTCTGTTAAAGAAGGCGTTTCCAAAGCGGAAGCTGATGACCTCAAAAAGAAACTTGAGGGCGTTGGTGCACAGATCGAACTCAAAGCGAGTTAA
- the rpsG gene encoding 30S ribosomal protein S7, whose translation MSRRRGKVEPRKITPDPVYNDVQVAKFINCLMLSGGKSVAEKLFYDALEIIQKKTGNDPYTTFREALENAKPQVEVKSRRVGGVTYQVPIEVRPERRLALGIRWLIRYSRDRNEKGMASKLAAEFIEAQKGTGSAIKKKEDIRKMAEANKAFSHYRW comes from the coding sequence ATGTCTAGAAGAAGAGGAAAAGTCGAACCACGGAAAATCACTCCGGATCCGGTTTACAACGACGTTCAAGTTGCGAAGTTTATTAACTGCCTAATGTTAAGTGGTGGTAAATCCGTAGCTGAGAAATTATTCTATGATGCGCTTGAGATCATTCAGAAAAAAACAGGTAACGATCCTTACACTACTTTTCGGGAAGCATTAGAAAATGCTAAACCACAAGTGGAAGTAAAGTCCAGAAGAGTGGGCGGGGTTACGTACCAGGTTCCGATTGAAGTCCGTCCTGAAAGAAGACTGGCTCTCGGTATTCGCTGGTTGATTCGTTATTCCAGAGATAGAAACGAAAAGGGAATGGCTTCCAAACTGGCTGCAGAATTTATTGAGGCTCAAAAAGGTACCGGTTCGGCTATCAAGAAAAAAGAAGATATCCGGAAGATGGCAGAAGCGAACAAAGCGTTCAGTCACTATCGTTGGTAA
- the rpsL gene encoding 30S ribosomal protein S12, with protein MPTISQLIRHGRQKQKKRTKSPALKSSPQRRGVCTRVMTFTPKKPNSALRKVARVRLTTGIEVTAYIPGEGHNLQEHNVVLIRGGRVKDLPGVRYHIIRGTLDTLGVDKRRNGRSKYGAKRPKA; from the coding sequence ATGCCAACAATCAGTCAATTGATTCGCCACGGCAGGCAAAAGCAGAAGAAGAGAACGAAATCTCCTGCGTTAAAAAGCTCTCCTCAAAGAAGAGGAGTTTGTACGAGAGTAATGACGTTTACTCCTAAAAAACCGAACTCGGCTTTGAGAAAAGTCGCAAGGGTTCGTTTAACGACCGGAATCGAAGTTACCGCATACATTCCCGGTGAGGGACATAACCTTCAGGAACACAACGTGGTTCTGATTCGCGGCGGAAGGGTAAAAGATCTTCCTGGGGTTCGTTATCATATCATTCGCGGAACCCTCGACACCTTGGGTGTGGATAAGAGAAGAAACGGTCGCTCCAAATACGGTGCGAAACGTCCTAAGGCTTAA
- a CDS encoding sigma-70 family RNA polymerase sigma factor, producing MQQKTELDRIFINSYLEYKNFGDSKALIEQAYFWIRRIAVRKYSLSEDGRNEVLLKFIQKMEYFSELYETRGFENFSAYAIVFLKHLILNQWKKEIQSSKTEPLFLEPDGLPGSVVYEPDYSMELSQDRIFLREILRTLDPRGVLILKLKHNLFLERKEILLLKSILSASGNSVQDFLKERMEKRFMARSQELALLERMEVSHQILFSKRENAASFSSKAKQKLRKKLLRVEMIYTYDEISRWFSWNHSVIKRLYLQTMNSLKNSRKDLKFIAFPNKKKKSA from the coding sequence ATGCAACAAAAAACAGAATTGGATCGTATATTCATAAATTCTTATTTAGAATACAAAAACTTTGGCGATTCGAAAGCTTTGATAGAGCAAGCTTACTTTTGGATTCGTAGAATCGCGGTTCGTAAATATTCTTTAAGCGAGGACGGACGGAACGAGGTTTTGCTCAAGTTCATTCAGAAAATGGAATATTTTTCCGAACTTTACGAGACCCGAGGATTCGAAAATTTTTCCGCGTATGCTATCGTATTTTTAAAGCATCTCATATTGAATCAGTGGAAAAAGGAAATTCAATCTTCAAAAACGGAACCACTCTTTCTGGAACCGGACGGCTTGCCTGGATCGGTCGTTTACGAACCTGATTATAGTATGGAGCTTTCTCAGGATAGAATTTTCCTGCGAGAAATTTTACGAACTCTTGATCCAAGAGGTGTTCTGATACTTAAACTAAAACATAATTTGTTTCTAGAAAGAAAGGAGATTCTACTTTTGAAAAGTATTCTTTCCGCATCCGGAAATTCGGTTCAGGATTTTTTAAAGGAAAGAATGGAGAAAAGATTTATGGCTCGAAGCCAAGAATTGGCCCTTTTGGAAAGGATGGAAGTGTCTCATCAAATTCTTTTTTCCAAACGGGAGAACGCTGCGAGTTTTTCTTCCAAGGCAAAACAAAAACTTAGGAAAAAACTTTTGAGAGTCGAGATGATTTATACGTACGATGAAATTTCTCGTTGGTTCAGCTGGAACCATTCCGTAATCAAAAGGTTATATCTACAAACTATGAATTCTTTGAAAAACTCTCGCAAAGACTTGAAGTTTATCGCATTTCCGAACAAGAAAAAAAAATCTGCGTGA
- the rpoC gene encoding DNA-directed RNA polymerase subunit beta' — protein sequence MRSHNDFESITIRLASPERIKEWSYGEVKKPETINYRTLKPEKDGLFCEKIFGTTKDWECYCGKFKSIRYKGVICDKCGVEVTHSKVRRERMGHIELAAPVSHIWYYRSVPSRMGLLLDMTVNQLKSVLYFEKYVIIDPADSGRNRGELIDEEEYHGYLDEYGDKFVAGIGADAIKELLARIDVDAEARMIRQKIQDKDKISDKRILKRLEVLEAFRDSGNRPEWMVLDIVPVIPPELRPMVQLEGGRFATSDLNDLYRRVINRNNRLKRLLALKAPEIIVRNEKRMLQEAVDALFDNSRRKRAVKGKGNRPLKSISDMLKGKQGRFRQNLLGKRVDYSGRSVIVVGPELKYHEMGLPKKMALELFKPFIMKRLVDLDLAPNIKSAKKKVEAEDKEVFDVLEYVVKEHPVMLNRAPTLHRLGIQAFLPILVEGKAIKLHPLVCHAFNADFDGDQMAIHVPLTPKAQLETWMLMLSPHNILNPANGHPICGPTQDIVLGIYYLTSELPTAPGVPLKSFSNLDEVHYAIDRGVVEFRTKISVFHQGKILETTPGRLIFNTILPEGYAYVNKPLSDKETNRIIADVYDKYGPAKTVLMLDDIKKLGYRYATLFAPTISIEDIRVSPGKVGLVGDANKEVEKADSEYRKGIITNEERRKKVIEIWTKTNDLITESMFKELEKDKGGFNPVFIMAASGARGSKQQIRQLAGMRGLMAKPSGEIIELAIRSNFREGLSVLEFFISTHGARKGLADTALKTADAGYLTRRLVDISQDVIISEDDCGTEESISLGIVKEGENVIVSLNDRVFGRYTAESIIDPVTDQVVYPRNTLITREVGQKIENLGYDKIRVRSPLTCESKQGVCICCYGMDMARLIPAEIGEAVGTIAAQSIGQPGTQLTMRTFHIGGAASAKVQEKEHKVSYTAIINNINGRLITNEKSQSVFSRRGSIVIQRLIQQYKIEELSNLRVENGQKVDKGELVATSPNGENITSEMPGTIHIEKGLFRILGEEAVIPVKTGTVVNVKVNDITTPNQPLAEFDPYNEVGISEIDGSIQWMDLEIGKNVRRDEDVKTSNILLKVIEQRREKLNPRITVISGSSREEYSVPVDAIISVQDGDKVKAGDILFKIPTVAEKTRDITGGLPRVDELFEARRPKDATTLAETDGKIEISGEIVKEKRILYIHPDNPDQERVKVAIPIGKQIRVRNGDFVKRGDQIDDGNLDPHDILRVKGVTALQVYLVQEVQEVYRLQGVHINDKHIEVVVRQMLRKVLITDSGDTGFVNQQQIDRLVFNEENKRVIAEGGSPADSVPILLGLTKASLNTESFFSAASFQETTKVLTDAAIKGKTDNLMGLKENVIIGHMIPAGTGTKKYKDIAVFKSTYGDLDRPLEEEEEEEIPQAIADDSDE from the coding sequence ATGAGATCCCATAACGACTTTGAATCGATTACAATCCGCTTAGCATCTCCCGAAAGGATCAAAGAATGGTCCTACGGCGAAGTTAAAAAACCCGAAACCATCAACTACCGGACCTTAAAGCCCGAAAAAGACGGTCTTTTCTGCGAGAAAATTTTCGGAACCACAAAAGACTGGGAATGTTACTGCGGTAAATTCAAGTCTATCCGTTATAAGGGTGTGATCTGTGACAAGTGTGGGGTAGAAGTAACTCACTCCAAAGTGCGTCGGGAAAGAATGGGTCACATCGAACTCGCGGCTCCTGTTTCTCATATCTGGTATTACCGTTCCGTTCCTTCCAGAATGGGACTTCTGCTCGATATGACCGTGAACCAACTCAAGAGCGTTCTCTACTTTGAAAAATACGTCATCATTGATCCTGCGGATTCGGGAAGAAACCGCGGTGAGCTCATCGACGAAGAAGAATATCACGGTTATTTAGATGAGTACGGAGACAAGTTTGTAGCAGGAATCGGCGCGGACGCGATCAAGGAACTTCTGGCTCGTATTGACGTGGACGCCGAAGCGAGAATGATCCGTCAAAAGATCCAAGATAAGGATAAGATTTCCGATAAAAGAATTCTCAAACGTCTCGAAGTTTTGGAAGCGTTCCGCGATTCCGGAAACCGTCCCGAGTGGATGGTGCTCGACATCGTTCCCGTCATTCCTCCCGAACTGCGTCCTATGGTTCAGTTGGAAGGAGGACGTTTTGCGACTTCCGACTTAAACGACTTATACCGTCGTGTCATCAACCGAAACAACCGTCTCAAAAGACTTCTCGCGTTAAAAGCTCCCGAGATTATCGTTCGTAACGAAAAGAGAATGTTGCAGGAAGCGGTGGACGCTCTCTTTGACAATTCGAGAAGAAAACGCGCGGTAAAAGGAAAGGGAAACCGTCCTTTAAAATCGATCTCCGACATGCTCAAAGGGAAACAAGGTCGTTTCCGTCAGAACCTTCTCGGTAAGAGGGTGGATTACTCCGGTCGTTCCGTGATCGTAGTCGGTCCCGAACTCAAATATCACGAGATGGGACTTCCGAAGAAAATGGCTTTGGAACTTTTCAAACCTTTCATCATGAAGAGACTTGTGGATCTGGACTTAGCACCTAACATTAAATCTGCGAAGAAAAAAGTAGAAGCGGAAGACAAAGAAGTTTTCGACGTATTGGAATACGTCGTAAAAGAGCACCCTGTTATGTTGAACAGAGCTCCGACCTTGCACCGTCTCGGTATCCAGGCATTCTTACCGATCCTTGTGGAAGGAAAGGCGATCAAACTTCACCCTCTCGTTTGTCACGCGTTCAACGCCGACTTTGACGGGGACCAGATGGCGATTCACGTTCCTCTGACTCCGAAAGCTCAGTTGGAAACATGGATGCTCATGCTTTCTCCTCACAATATTCTGAACCCCGCAAACGGACATCCGATCTGCGGTCCAACTCAGGATATCGTACTCGGAATTTATTATCTAACTTCCGAGCTTCCAACGGCTCCGGGTGTTCCTCTCAAATCCTTTTCCAATCTGGATGAGGTTCACTACGCGATCGACAGAGGCGTGGTTGAATTTAGAACCAAGATAAGCGTTTTTCACCAAGGAAAAATTCTCGAAACCACTCCGGGAAGACTGATCTTCAACACAATTCTTCCGGAAGGTTACGCTTACGTAAACAAGCCGCTTTCCGATAAGGAAACCAACCGGATCATCGCGGACGTTTACGACAAATACGGTCCTGCAAAAACCGTATTGATGCTCGACGACATTAAAAAATTAGGATATCGTTATGCGACTCTGTTCGCTCCGACCATCTCTATCGAAGACATTCGAGTGTCTCCGGGCAAGGTCGGTCTCGTGGGAGACGCGAACAAAGAAGTCGAAAAAGCCGACTCCGAGTATCGCAAAGGGATCATCACAAACGAAGAACGCCGTAAAAAGGTAATCGAGATCTGGACAAAAACCAACGACCTCATCACCGAGTCCATGTTCAAGGAACTGGAAAAAGACAAGGGCGGATTCAATCCGGTGTTCATCATGGCGGCTTCCGGCGCGAGAGGGTCGAAACAACAGATCCGTCAGCTCGCAGGGATGCGCGGTCTTATGGCAAAACCTTCCGGAGAAATCATCGAGCTCGCAATCCGTTCGAATTTCCGCGAAGGTCTTTCGGTTCTTGAATTCTTCATATCGACACACGGTGCGAGAAAAGGTCTTGCGGATACCGCGTTAAAAACTGCGGACGCAGGTTACTTAACTCGTCGTCTTGTGGATATTTCCCAAGACGTGATCATCTCCGAAGACGATTGCGGAACCGAAGAATCCATTTCTCTCGGTATTGTAAAAGAAGGGGAGAATGTTATCGTTTCCCTGAACGACCGAGTATTTGGGCGTTATACCGCGGAAAGCATTATCGATCCGGTTACCGATCAAGTTGTGTATCCGAGAAACACTCTGATCACGAGAGAGGTCGGACAGAAAATCGAAAACTTAGGCTACGATAAGATCCGAGTTCGTTCTCCTCTGACTTGCGAATCCAAACAAGGGGTTTGTATCTGCTGTTACGGTATGGACATGGCGAGACTCATTCCTGCAGAAATCGGGGAAGCGGTGGGAACTATCGCGGCTCAGTCCATCGGTCAGCCTGGAACTCAGTTGACGATGAGAACCTTCCACATTGGTGGTGCGGCGTCCGCAAAAGTTCAAGAGAAGGAACACAAAGTTTCTTACACGGCGATTATCAACAACATCAACGGACGTTTGATTACGAACGAAAAATCACAGAGTGTATTTTCTCGTCGCGGTTCGATCGTAATCCAAAGATTGATCCAACAATACAAAATAGAAGAACTCTCCAACTTACGCGTTGAAAACGGACAGAAAGTTGACAAGGGAGAATTGGTGGCTACTTCTCCGAACGGAGAAAATATCACCTCCGAAATGCCGGGAACCATTCATATCGAAAAAGGTCTTTTCCGCATCTTGGGAGAAGAAGCCGTGATTCCAGTGAAAACCGGAACTGTCGTCAACGTAAAAGTAAACGATATCACGACTCCAAATCAACCTCTCGCAGAGTTCGACCCTTACAACGAAGTGGGGATTTCCGAGATCGACGGAAGTATTCAGTGGATGGATCTGGAAATCGGTAAGAACGTTAGAAGAGACGAGGACGTCAAAACATCTAACATTCTTCTGAAAGTAATCGAACAAAGAAGAGAAAAACTCAACCCGAGAATCACGGTCATTTCCGGAAGCTCAAGAGAAGAATACTCGGTTCCTGTGGATGCGATCATTTCCGTTCAAGACGGGGACAAGGTGAAAGCCGGAGACATTCTTTTCAAAATTCCTACGGTCGCTGAAAAAACTCGGGATATCACCGGGGGACTTCCAAGAGTCGACGAACTTTTTGAAGCGAGAAGACCTAAGGATGCGACCACTCTTGCTGAAACGGACGGTAAGATCGAAATTAGTGGTGAGATCGTAAAAGAAAAACGGATTCTTTATATCCATCCGGACAATCCGGATCAGGAAAGAGTAAAGGTTGCGATTCCGATCGGTAAACAGATTCGGGTTCGTAATGGAGACTTCGTGAAGAGAGGAGACCAGATCGACGACGGTAATCTCGATCCTCACGATATTCTCCGAGTCAAAGGCGTGACTGCGCTTCAAGTGTATCTCGTTCAGGAAGTCCAAGAGGTCTACAGGCTGCAAGGGGTTCATATCAATGATAAACACATCGAGGTTGTGGTTCGTCAGATGCTCCGAAAAGTTCTGATTACCGACTCCGGAGATACCGGTTTCGTAAATCAGCAACAAATCGACAGACTTGTGTTTAACGAAGAAAACAAAAGAGTGATCGCGGAAGGTGGTTCTCCTGCGGATTCGGTTCCGATTCTTCTCGGACTTACAAAAGCATCCTTGAACACGGAATCCTTTTTTTCGGCGGCTTCCTTCCAGGAAACCACCAAGGTTCTTACCGACGCGGCAATCAAAGGTAAGACCGATAACCTGATGGGTCTCAAAGAGAACGTCATCATCGGTCATATGATTCCTGCGGGAACCGGAACGAAGAAATATAAGGATATCGCGGTTTTCAAATCCACTTATGGGGATCTCGATCGTCCTCTCGAAGAAGAAGAGGAAGAAGAAATCCCTCAAGCGATTGCGGACGATTCGGATGAATGA